In the Theobroma cacao cultivar B97-61/B2 chromosome 1, Criollo_cocoa_genome_V2, whole genome shotgun sequence genome, one interval contains:
- the LOC18612727 gene encoding uncharacterized protein LOC18612727, which translates to MASTTREGESSSSSFSEDWRHRILIPTILAGVAGGGVGLVSKHRKVHGLANISATYAANFAIVTGCYCGACEFVRVTRKTGPDDLMNSAIAGFGTGALLGRLQGGQLGAYRYSIIFAAVGTAADFAALKLRPKLCNLSESMFDKNSGVLKLPEWSPIQVLDEEALAAKQAREEKLLAQRALGKLSKEES; encoded by the exons ATGGCATCCACTACCCGTGAAGGAGAGTCCTCATCATCATCGTTCTCCGAGGACTGGCGGCATCGTATATTGATCCCAACAATCCTTGCAG GGGTTGCTGGTGGAGGAGTTGGTTTGGTGTCAAAGCATCGAAAAGTTCATGGCCTCGCTAATATTTCGGCTACTTATGCCGCTAATTTCGCTATTGTCACTGGCTGCTATTGTG GAGCATGTGAATTTGTGAGAGTAACTCGTAAAACAGGACCTGATGATCTAATGAACTCTGCAATTGCTGGATTTGGTACTGGTGCTCTACTGGGCCGTCTTCAAG GTGGTCAACTTGGTGCTTATCGCTATTCGATCATCTTTGCTGCTGTTGGAACTGCAGCGGATTTTGCTGCACTCAAATTAAGACCTAAATTATGCAACTTAAGTGAATCTATGTTTGACAAGAATAGTGGTGTGCTTAAGTTGCCAGAATGGTCTCCTATACAAGTTCTTGATGAAGAAGCCCTTGCTGCAAAACAAGCTCGAGAAGAAAAACTCTTAGCACAGAGAGCACTTGGGAAACTAAGCAAAGAAGAATCCTGA
- the LOC18612728 gene encoding NAC domain-containing protein 18 isoform X2 gives MNIVKGFRFRPTDKELIEYLQDKTFDRDSLVQVIAEVHDICELEPWELPERSAFQTGDRLWYFMYQPKYKYRNSKRISRTTLEGYWKPTGNARKIINHHTGEEIGSKKTLVFYKGQCNDKNKNRTCWVMHEYELTAAKPTHSDHDLLDLKGSSAPEASNGSVGIRTQSSSVETYAGERSHQNNIINEDKGSNLSSNSINHVAEEVIPQGQLHLKALSTEPNGPHDNNKVQNLYSTTKQDDESCNSVLTNNDETDPIETSNQHNAAVTVESFEVPFNLDYLAHEDLIPTDLLYNALQELLEEPEATNNSNWIQNQHITDIGEDGELSNSGFADNNEVSLQEGSRHQSLAAENKGFRLPCIGVMESPIAMEKSRKRPRH, from the exons ATGAACATTGTCAAGGGATTCAGATTTCGTCCAACTGATAAAGAACTCATAGAGTATCTGCAGGATAAAACCTTCGACCGTGATTCTCTAGTCCAAGTTATAGCTGAAGTCCACGACATCTGCGAGTTGGAGCCTTGGGAATTACCCG AGCGTTCGGCTTTTCAGACTGGGGATCGTTTGTGGTACTTCATGTACCAACCAAAATACAAGTACCGCAATAGTAAACGAATTAGCAGGACCACCCTGGAGGGGTATTGGAAACCTACGGGCAACGCTcgtaaaataattaatcaccACACCGGGGAGGAGATTGGTAGCAAGAAGACTTTGGTTTTTTATAAAGGCCAATGTaatgacaaaaacaaaaataggaCTTGCTGGGTCATGCATGAGTATGAACTCACAGCCGCTAAGCCAACTCATTCTGACCAT GACCTGCTAGACCTTAAAGGATCGAGTGCGCCAGAAGCATCTAATGGCAGCGTCGGGATTCGTACTCAATCCAGCAGCGTTGAGACCTATGCTGGAGAAAGAAGCcatcaaaataacataattaatgAGGACAAAGGCTCTAATTTATCCTCTAATTCCATAAATCATGTCGCAGAGGAAGTAATTCCACAA GGCCAGTTACACCTTAAAGCGTTGTCAACAGAACCAAATGGACCCCATGACAATAACAAGGTTCAAAACCTGTATAGCACCACTAAACAGGACGATGAGTCTTGCAATTCAGTTCTCACTAACAATGATGAAACGGACCCAATAGAAACAAGcaatcaacataatgcagctgTCACAGTCGAGAGCTTCGAAGTGCCCTTTAATTTAGATTATCTTGCTCATGAGGATTTAATTCCAACg GACCTGTTATATAATGCACTTCAAGAGTTATTAGAAGAGCCAGAGGCAACGAATAACTCTAATTGGATTCAAAATCAACATATCACCGACATAGGAGAAGATGGTGAGTTGTCGAATTCAGGTTTTGCTGATAATAATGAAGTCTCCCTTCAAGAAGGAAGCAGACACCAGTCCTTGGCTGCTGAAAATAAAGGCTTCCGCTTGCCCTGCATAGGTGTGATGGAATCACCCATTGCGATGGAGAAATCTAGAAAAAGGCCTCGTCATTAA
- the LOC18612728 gene encoding NAC domain-containing protein 68 isoform X1, with protein sequence MNIVKGFRFRPTDKELIEYLQDKTFDRDSLVQVIAEVHDICELEPWELPERSAFQTGDRLWYFMYQPKYKYRNSKRISRTTLEGYWKPTGNARKIINHHTGEEIGSKKTLVFYKGQCNDKNKNRTCWVMHEYELTAAKPTHSDHKTFNLCKLKKKGDISSSTSEVGQSSQHSLSNLEHVASNAMSEDLLDLKGSSAPEASNGSVGIRTQSSSVETYAGERSHQNNIINEDKGSNLSSNSINHVAEEVIPQGQLHLKALSTEPNGPHDNNKVQNLYSTTKQDDESCNSVLTNNDETDPIETSNQHNAAVTVESFEVPFNLDYLAHEDLIPTDLLYNALQELLEEPEATNNSNWIQNQHITDIGEDGELSNSGFADNNEVSLQEGSRHQSLAAENKGFRLPCIGVMESPIAMEKSRKRPRH encoded by the exons ATGAACATTGTCAAGGGATTCAGATTTCGTCCAACTGATAAAGAACTCATAGAGTATCTGCAGGATAAAACCTTCGACCGTGATTCTCTAGTCCAAGTTATAGCTGAAGTCCACGACATCTGCGAGTTGGAGCCTTGGGAATTACCCG AGCGTTCGGCTTTTCAGACTGGGGATCGTTTGTGGTACTTCATGTACCAACCAAAATACAAGTACCGCAATAGTAAACGAATTAGCAGGACCACCCTGGAGGGGTATTGGAAACCTACGGGCAACGCTcgtaaaataattaatcaccACACCGGGGAGGAGATTGGTAGCAAGAAGACTTTGGTTTTTTATAAAGGCCAATGTaatgacaaaaacaaaaataggaCTTGCTGGGTCATGCATGAGTATGAACTCACAGCCGCTAAGCCAACTCATTCTGACCAT AAAACTTTCAATCTCtgtaaattgaagaaaaagggtGATATTTCCAGTAGTACTAGTGAAGTTGGTCAATCAAGTCAGCATTCTCTTTCTAATTTAGAACATGTAGCAAGCAATGCAATGTCGGAG GACCTGCTAGACCTTAAAGGATCGAGTGCGCCAGAAGCATCTAATGGCAGCGTCGGGATTCGTACTCAATCCAGCAGCGTTGAGACCTATGCTGGAGAAAGAAGCcatcaaaataacataattaatgAGGACAAAGGCTCTAATTTATCCTCTAATTCCATAAATCATGTCGCAGAGGAAGTAATTCCACAA GGCCAGTTACACCTTAAAGCGTTGTCAACAGAACCAAATGGACCCCATGACAATAACAAGGTTCAAAACCTGTATAGCACCACTAAACAGGACGATGAGTCTTGCAATTCAGTTCTCACTAACAATGATGAAACGGACCCAATAGAAACAAGcaatcaacataatgcagctgTCACAGTCGAGAGCTTCGAAGTGCCCTTTAATTTAGATTATCTTGCTCATGAGGATTTAATTCCAACg GACCTGTTATATAATGCACTTCAAGAGTTATTAGAAGAGCCAGAGGCAACGAATAACTCTAATTGGATTCAAAATCAACATATCACCGACATAGGAGAAGATGGTGAGTTGTCGAATTCAGGTTTTGCTGATAATAATGAAGTCTCCCTTCAAGAAGGAAGCAGACACCAGTCCTTGGCTGCTGAAAATAAAGGCTTCCGCTTGCCCTGCATAGGTGTGATGGAATCACCCATTGCGATGGAGAAATCTAGAAAAAGGCCTCGTCATTAA